The following coding sequences lie in one Candidatus Limnocylindrales bacterium genomic window:
- a CDS encoding PEGA domain-containing protein → MKDYEPLIIDLKKSDPIRSARGSLTLFLLALLMGIVSATTFLIFTLYKTPSLTPSSEIIHLKTEGPTGKVAAKQESPPLLPTETPKAESMQQAARGSDSGSSDRKDSSTRPPEPKLSPKPTEEASAGLDKTIAATPIPKKDKGTGSRPGDKPSPAGEMKVSELKGNSEESSERIRSDRFSLWGEIKAAEQKGGLGDRTERGRPDRNRIPEPMGFGFITVRTIPENVSVYLNERLIGITPLIEFQVPAGRHELKLIYKDAPPISQLITVNPLDTVSVFQRFENMGTLIINSSSSGAEVSLDGTYRGQTPLTIEDLPTGTYRLMVRKDGFETVTRTIEVVDGKATEVFVTLKRLGVPYPDRRPFPRMGFPNRFPGERRPERPYR, encoded by the coding sequence ATGAAGGATTACGAACCTTTAATTATTGACTTAAAGAAGAGCGATCCTATACGGAGTGCGCGCGGCTCTCTCACTTTGTTTTTGCTGGCTTTACTGATGGGGATTGTGAGTGCTACGACGTTTTTAATCTTTACGCTTTATAAAACCCCTTCTCTAACCCCTTCTTCAGAAATCATCCATCTTAAAACGGAAGGACCGACTGGAAAGGTTGCTGCAAAACAGGAATCTCCTCCTTTACTACCTACCGAGACTCCCAAGGCAGAGTCTATGCAACAAGCTGCCCGGGGTTCAGATTCTGGAAGTTCAGATCGCAAAGACTCTTCCACCCGACCTCCAGAACCTAAGCTTTCCCCAAAGCCGACAGAGGAGGCTTCTGCCGGGTTGGACAAAACTATTGCCGCCACTCCAATTCCTAAGAAAGATAAAGGAACGGGCTCCCGCCCAGGGGATAAACCTTCCCCGGCAGGGGAGATGAAGGTCTCAGAACTGAAAGGCAATTCCGAAGAGTCTTCAGAACGTATACGCTCCGATAGGTTTTCTTTATGGGGCGAAATTAAAGCGGCAGAACAGAAAGGGGGCCTGGGAGACCGTACCGAGCGGGGACGCCCCGATAGAAATCGGATACCAGAACCCATGGGTTTCGGATTTATAACCGTTCGCACCATACCGGAAAATGTTTCGGTTTATCTCAATGAAAGGTTAATAGGCATCACCCCTCTCATCGAATTCCAGGTCCCGGCCGGCCGACATGAACTCAAACTCATTTACAAGGATGCGCCCCCGATTTCTCAATTGATTACCGTGAATCCTTTAGATACGGTTTCGGTTTTCCAGAGATTTGAGAACATGGGAACCCTTATTATAAATTCCTCAAGTTCTGGAGCCGAGGTTTCTTTAGACGGAACCTATCGAGGCCAGACCCCTCTGACTATTGAAGATTTGCCCACGGGAACTTATCGGCTAATGGTCCGAAAGGATGGATTTGAGACGGTTACACGGACCATTGAAGTCGTTGATGGAAAAGCAACCGAAGTATTTGTAACCCTTAAACGTCTGGGAGTGCCCTATCCCGATCGAAGACCTTTCCCGCGTATGGGATTTCCCAATAGATTTCCAGGAGAACGGCGTCCGGAAAGACCTTACCGATAG
- a CDS encoding phosphotransferase family protein produces the protein MIEYLDKTQPVRRGEELDLHRLEPYLREHLPDFSGPLRVEQFPGGHSNLTYLLRWNGKEMVLRRPPFGNRVKSAHDMNREYRVLSKLYKVYPPAPRPFLYCEDASILGAPFYLMERRYGIVLRQSLPPGFHLDPQTVRRMSESFIDNLADLHGIDYQAAGLGDLGRPEGYIRRQVEGWIQRYRNAQTDEIPYIGQISKWLMERIPRQGGATLIHNDYKYDNLMLDPQDPSRIVAVLDWEMCTLGDPLADLGTTLGYWVQADDEEFHQMAAGGPGPTTWPGSMTRCELAERYNRKTGRDLSNLLFYYCFGLFKTAVIVQQIYYRYVKGYTQDERFANLLQRVILLSRIAVRAAERGKFY, from the coding sequence ATGATCGAGTATCTGGATAAAACACAACCTGTTCGGAGGGGTGAAGAATTAGATCTTCATCGCCTTGAGCCCTACCTGCGAGAGCATCTACCGGATTTCTCCGGACCGCTTAGGGTCGAGCAGTTTCCCGGAGGTCACTCCAATTTGACTTATCTTCTACGCTGGAATGGAAAGGAAATGGTACTGCGTCGCCCGCCATTCGGCAATCGGGTTAAATCGGCCCACGATATGAACCGGGAGTATCGGGTGCTGAGCAAACTGTATAAGGTTTATCCACCGGCCCCACGTCCGTTCCTGTATTGTGAGGATGCCTCTATCCTCGGGGCTCCCTTCTACTTGATGGAACGAAGGTATGGGATCGTTCTCCGCCAGAGTCTGCCCCCCGGTTTTCACCTGGATCCCCAGACCGTTCGGCGTATGTCAGAATCATTCATTGATAACCTTGCTGATTTGCATGGTATCGATTATCAAGCCGCAGGTCTGGGAGACCTGGGTCGACCCGAAGGTTATATCCGGCGACAGGTGGAAGGATGGATCCAGCGCTATAGGAATGCCCAAACCGATGAGATTCCTTATATTGGCCAGATCAGTAAATGGCTGATGGAACGGATACCCCGGCAGGGCGGTGCCACCCTCATCCACAATGATTATAAATACGATAACCTCATGCTGGACCCCCAAGATCCTTCCCGCATTGTTGCCGTGCTGGATTGGGAAATGTGTACCCTTGGTGATCCGCTGGCGGACCTGGGTACCACATTGGGATATTGGGTCCAGGCCGATGATGAAGAGTTTCACCAGATGGCTGCCGGAGGTCCGGGCCCAACTACCTGGCCGGGCAGCATGACCCGATGTGAGCTTGCCGAACGTTATAACAGAAAAACCGGCCGTGACCTCTCAAACCTTCTTTTTTACTATTGTTTCGGACTTTTCAAGACCGCCGTCATTGTCCAGCAAATTTACTATCGCTATGTTAAAGGATACACGCAGGATGAACGATTTGCTAACTTGCTTCAACGTGTAATTCTCCTGAGTAGAATCGCGGTTCGGGCAGCCGAGAGGGGAAAGTTTTATTAA
- the coaE gene encoding dephospho-CoA kinase (Dephospho-CoA kinase (CoaE) performs the final step in coenzyme A biosynthesis.) produces MTVEDFKVVGLTGGIASGKSTVSHIFRSLGAQVIDADVLARQVVEPGKPAWQDIVNSFGRDILLPDGSIDRKKLGAIVFQNPAKREVLNRIVHPRVFEEEKRLYQELRRQYPEALIIVDAALLIESGSYQRFHKLIVVYVDEQTQLHRLMLRDGISAEEGWARIRSQMPLSEKVKYADYVIDNRGSLEETRRQVEEVYKKLMDLGTPGQASPSSRIPCPP; encoded by the coding sequence ATGACGGTTGAAGATTTTAAAGTGGTCGGGTTAACCGGTGGGATTGCCAGTGGAAAAAGTACTGTGTCTCACATTTTCCGTTCTCTGGGCGCTCAGGTTATCGATGCCGATGTCCTGGCCAGACAGGTTGTAGAACCTGGAAAACCGGCCTGGCAGGATATCGTAAATTCTTTTGGAAGGGATATTCTCCTTCCCGACGGGAGCATTGACCGGAAAAAACTTGGGGCTATTGTTTTTCAAAATCCGGCTAAACGGGAAGTTCTCAACCGGATTGTTCACCCCAGAGTTTTTGAAGAGGAAAAACGTCTTTATCAGGAACTTCGCCGTCAATATCCCGAGGCTTTAATTATTGTAGACGCGGCCCTGTTGATTGAATCGGGATCATATCAACGATTCCATAAGCTCATTGTTGTTTATGTAGACGAGCAGACCCAATTGCATCGGTTGATGCTTCGAGACGGTATCTCAGCCGAAGAGGGCTGGGCCCGTATCCGCTCTCAGATGCCCTTATCGGAGAAAGTTAAGTATGCGGATTATGTCATAGACAATCGAGGTTCCCTGGAGGAAACGCGAAGACAGGTAGAGGAGGTTTATAAAAAGTTAATGGACCTAGGGACCCCCGGACAGGCCTCTCCCTCTTCTAGGATCCCGTGCCCTCCATAG
- a CDS encoding tetratricopeptide repeat protein, which produces MLPILIPLVTMILAGVLIFIFLKDREANLAIIYYNTGVSYLQTGEADKAIAQFQKALEKNKSLLDAHYGLGLAYASEEKYPEAIQELEFVLRQKPMNPVIYYNLGSIYLYAGNYNQALANFEKAVALKPRIKELYFNLGWILREKGDWAGARENFLKALELDSQYQKAQNYLNLLETLEKEKKKAEIPVILKHFDKADTEFMIQLDPDRKPEGPRTIAF; this is translated from the coding sequence ATGCTGCCGATTTTAATTCCTCTTGTGACCATGATTCTGGCGGGGGTTTTAATCTTTATCTTCCTGAAAGATCGGGAAGCCAATCTGGCCATCATTTACTATAATACCGGCGTTTCCTATCTCCAAACAGGAGAGGCCGATAAGGCCATTGCTCAGTTTCAGAAAGCCCTGGAAAAAAATAAATCTTTACTGGATGCGCATTATGGTCTTGGACTTGCATATGCTTCTGAAGAAAAATACCCGGAGGCCATTCAAGAGCTTGAATTTGTCCTCAGACAAAAACCTATGAACCCGGTCATTTATTACAATCTGGGAAGCATATATCTATATGCCGGAAATTATAACCAGGCCCTGGCCAATTTTGAAAAGGCCGTGGCTTTAAAGCCCCGAATCAAAGAACTTTACTTTAATTTGGGATGGATTTTGAGAGAAAAAGGCGACTGGGCCGGAGCCAGGGAAAACTTTTTAAAGGCTCTGGAACTGGATAGTCAATATCAGAAGGCCCAGAATTATTTAAACCTCCTGGAAACCCTGGAAAAGGAAAAGAAAAAAGCCGAAATACCCGTGATCCTCAAACACTTTGACAAAGCAGATACGGAATTTATGATTCAGCTCGATCCCGATCGAAAACCCGAAGGCCCGCGAACTATCGCCTTTTAA
- a CDS encoding NADPH:quinone oxidoreductase family protein, with protein sequence MRAWQVQDWGEPEQMKLVDIPRPEPRQGEVRIRNRAAALNFFDILQIQGKYQVKPPLPFIPGAEVAGTIDAIGPGVTQFSIGDRVQALVSTGGYAEYSLALAGKTFPIPLKMSFEEAAAMIITYQTSYYALKYRTVLKPGEWLLVHAAAGGVGTSAVQIGKAWGAHLIATAGSPDKLNFCLSQGADHALNYRDTNWVEEVKKITDGRGADVIYDPVGGDIFDLSTKCIAVEGRLLVIGFAGGRIPTLAANRILLKNISVIGCYWGGYVEHHPEFLGKAQANLLAMYEAGQIKPVVSQTYLLSEAVIALRALAERKTYGKVVLLM encoded by the coding sequence ATGAGAGCCTGGCAAGTGCAGGATTGGGGAGAACCCGAGCAAATGAAGCTGGTAGATATTCCAAGACCGGAGCCTCGACAGGGAGAGGTTCGGATACGGAACCGGGCAGCAGCCCTCAACTTTTTTGATATTCTTCAAATTCAGGGAAAGTATCAGGTGAAACCACCGTTACCTTTTATACCTGGAGCAGAAGTTGCAGGCACAATTGATGCGATAGGTCCCGGGGTTACCCAATTTTCCATTGGAGACCGGGTACAGGCCCTGGTCTCCACCGGTGGGTATGCCGAATACTCCCTGGCTTTAGCCGGTAAGACCTTTCCTATTCCCTTAAAGATGAGTTTTGAAGAAGCCGCTGCAATGATTATTACTTATCAAACTTCTTATTATGCCCTGAAGTATCGAACGGTCCTCAAACCCGGAGAATGGTTGCTCGTCCATGCAGCCGCCGGAGGCGTGGGTACCTCTGCCGTGCAAATCGGTAAAGCCTGGGGCGCTCACCTCATTGCTACAGCCGGTAGTCCGGATAAGCTGAATTTCTGTTTAAGCCAGGGAGCTGACCATGCCCTGAACTATCGCGATACAAACTGGGTGGAGGAGGTCAAAAAGATCACAGATGGACGGGGAGCCGATGTAATCTATGATCCCGTAGGAGGGGATATCTTTGATCTCTCAACCAAATGTATCGCAGTTGAAGGACGGCTCCTGGTGATCGGCTTTGCCGGCGGTCGTATTCCAACCCTTGCAGCCAATCGGATTCTGCTTAAAAATATATCTGTCATCGGATGCTATTGGGGTGGTTATGTGGAACACCATCCCGAATTCCTGGGAAAGGCCCAGGCAAACTTGCTTGCCATGTATGAAGCCGGTCAGATTAAACCAGTCGTCTCCCAAACCTATCTGCTATCTGAGGCCGTTATCGCTTTAAGAGCCCTTGCAGAGCGAAAAACATACGGTAAAGTAGTTCTTCTCATGTAA
- a CDS encoding protein phosphatase 2C domain-containing protein: MLSFQSYVSSQPGPKRAFNEDSYLVSTELGLPKDLLTRCGILYAVADGMSGHAAGQVASKLAVTTLKEYYTQPNFNLSPLNRLEALFQNAHEKILATAYRNAAYKGMGTTLTAVVLKEGWLYYGHVGDSRLYLITGATGRLEQITYDHTLVARYLREGKLSAQEAEQEDSSILEQALGFTRNVKIDLGQLAIKSGDYIILATDGLTKSVSVSKMKSIVLNSQDAEDICKKLVRKATENGLIDDITVIVIEVVGD; the protein is encoded by the coding sequence TTGCTTTCTTTTCAAAGTTACGTGAGTAGTCAGCCGGGACCAAAAAGGGCTTTCAATGAAGACAGTTATCTGGTAAGTACAGAACTGGGTCTTCCTAAAGATCTTTTGACGCGGTGTGGAATCCTCTACGCTGTGGCCGATGGAATGAGTGGTCATGCGGCGGGTCAGGTGGCAAGCAAATTGGCTGTAACCACACTGAAAGAGTATTACACTCAACCCAATTTTAATTTATCCCCTCTAAACAGATTGGAAGCTCTTTTTCAGAATGCCCACGAGAAAATATTAGCAACTGCCTATCGTAACGCGGCCTATAAGGGAATGGGCACGACCCTTACGGCAGTGGTACTTAAAGAGGGTTGGCTTTATTACGGACATGTAGGAGATAGTCGACTGTATCTTATTACGGGTGCTACGGGAAGGTTGGAACAGATAACCTATGACCATACGCTGGTCGCCCGATACCTTCGAGAAGGAAAATTAAGTGCGCAAGAAGCTGAACAAGAAGACAGTAGCATTTTGGAACAGGCCCTGGGATTTACCCGAAACGTGAAAATCGATTTGGGCCAACTGGCTATCAAATCCGGAGACTATATTATCCTGGCGACCGATGGTTTAACCAAATCGGTATCGGTATCTAAGATGAAATCGATTGTCTTAAACTCTCAGGATGCTGAAGATATTTGTAAAAAGCTGGTTAGAAAAGCCACCGAGAATGGGTTAATCGATGATATCACAGTTATTGTCATTGAGGTTGTGGGAGATTGA
- the ggt gene encoding gamma-glutamyltransferase, giving the protein MKGMIVAPQPVAVEEGIKVLRKGGNAMDAAVTTALVQGVVDPQMCGIGGFGTMQVHMARTGEEKMIDFHATAPYLASPDMWKDLVIGMAKDGFGYLLKGNVNDVGYLSIAVPGTVLGLYEGLNRYGTWSWKEVIQPAIRYAREGFRVTPSLKNWWLSKTDSGRVNFWERIQTTAASARLYTKGPQEWYEEGEILTNEDMAHSLERIAEEGPDVFYRGDIARAISQDMEKNGGLIREKDLQNYQVVFTEPLRTTYRGYTIKTNPPPGGGITLIQILNILEGYDLDKLGHNTARYIDLVSKVMRIAFADRDKWVGDPAFVQVPIEKLISKEYADDCRRKIQNPKTSSSTSKPVFDSPDTTHVSVLDKDGNVVALTHSLGMSSGVVTPGLGFTYNNAMIAFDPIPGGANSIAPGKRRVTGMCPTIVWKGREPFLILGALGGARIITGVLQVILNVIDHKMSLVEAIVAPRFDCQRGPIILEARIPYDVCEELQRMGNQVERTVKSYGTVARVHGIWMDKSRGILQGGADPAGDGVALMA; this is encoded by the coding sequence ATGAAGGGTATGATTGTAGCTCCTCAACCCGTTGCGGTTGAGGAAGGAATTAAGGTGTTAAGAAAAGGCGGAAATGCCATGGATGCAGCGGTTACCACCGCACTGGTTCAGGGCGTGGTGGATCCCCAGATGTGTGGTATAGGGGGTTTTGGAACGATGCAGGTTCATATGGCCAGGACCGGAGAAGAAAAAATGATCGATTTTCATGCAACGGCCCCTTACCTGGCATCTCCGGATATGTGGAAGGATTTGGTTATTGGAATGGCTAAGGACGGTTTTGGCTATCTCCTCAAAGGGAATGTTAACGACGTAGGATATCTTTCGATTGCCGTACCCGGAACCGTCCTGGGACTTTACGAAGGATTAAACCGGTACGGAACCTGGAGTTGGAAGGAAGTCATTCAACCGGCCATTCGCTATGCAAGGGAAGGGTTTCGGGTTACTCCGAGCTTAAAGAACTGGTGGCTCAGTAAAACAGATTCCGGGCGGGTTAATTTTTGGGAAAGAATACAAACCACGGCTGCCTCGGCCAGGCTTTACACCAAAGGCCCCCAAGAATGGTACGAGGAGGGTGAGATACTCACCAATGAGGATATGGCCCACTCCCTCGAGAGAATAGCCGAGGAAGGTCCTGACGTCTTCTATCGTGGCGATATAGCTCGGGCTATTTCACAAGATATGGAAAAGAACGGGGGGCTTATTCGGGAAAAAGATCTCCAGAACTACCAGGTCGTCTTTACAGAACCCCTACGAACCACCTACCGGGGATATACCATTAAAACCAACCCTCCCCCCGGTGGAGGAATTACCTTGATCCAGATCCTCAATATATTAGAAGGATACGATCTGGATAAGCTGGGTCATAATACTGCCCGATATATTGACCTGGTATCTAAAGTCATGCGAATCGCCTTTGCTGACCGGGATAAGTGGGTCGGAGACCCTGCTTTTGTCCAGGTTCCCATAGAAAAACTCATTTCTAAAGAATACGCCGACGATTGTCGAAGGAAGATTCAGAATCCAAAAACTAGTTCTTCAACTTCAAAACCGGTCTTCGATTCTCCGGATACGACCCATGTGTCCGTCCTGGACAAAGACGGGAATGTCGTGGCCCTGACCCATTCTTTGGGTATGTCTTCCGGCGTGGTTACGCCGGGATTGGGATTTACCTACAATAATGCCATGATTGCCTTCGATCCCATACCCGGCGGCGCAAATTCCATTGCCCCCGGTAAACGTCGTGTGACCGGTATGTGCCCCACCATTGTCTGGAAGGGACGGGAACCTTTTCTTATCCTGGGTGCCCTGGGAGGTGCCCGCATTATTACGGGGGTTCTTCAGGTCATCCTGAATGTCATCGATCATAAAATGAGCCTGGTAGAAGCCATTGTAGCTCCTCGATTTGATTGTCAACGCGGACCAATTATCCTGGAGGCAAGGATTCCCTATGATGTTTGTGAAGAACTGCAAAGAATGGGAAATCAGGTGGAACGGACGGTCAAGAGCTATGGGACTGTAGCCCGTGTGCATGGAATCTGGATGGATAAATCCCGTGGAATCTTACAAGGTGGTGCAGATCCGGCAGGGGATGGGGTAGCCTTAATGGCTTAA
- a CDS encoding acetyl ornithine aminotransferase family protein, producing MEQNFYPQIKTQLPGPKARRLIEEDHRFVSPSYTRYYPLVAEKGEGFVVEDVDGNRFLDFTAGIATCSTGHCHPKVVEAITRQAQKLIHMSGTDFYYQPQIELAKKLAQLFPGRGPAKVYFGNSGTEGIEAAMKLARYHTRRQYFISFLGGFHGRTYGSLSLTGSKVVQRERFGPLIPGVVQAPYGYCYRCPYNSNPESCRIDSAEWIEEVLFRTILPAEEVAGIVVETIQGEGGYVVPPLNFHQNLSRLAQKYGILYIVDEVQSGMGRTGKMFAIEHYGVQPDIVVTAKGIASGLPLGVMIASASIMDWGPGSHASTFGGNPVACEAALATIELLENGLMQNAADVGAYLLDNLKKLQIQHPLIGDVRGMGLMIGIELVQNLETKTPAIQQRDKLIHKCFEKGLLILGCGLSVIRLAPPLIISRHEADVALAILEESLIEVEKAMEGTGS from the coding sequence ATGGAACAAAATTTTTACCCTCAGATAAAAACCCAGCTTCCAGGTCCTAAAGCCCGGAGGTTGATAGAAGAAGATCACCGATTTGTATCCCCGTCTTATACGCGATATTACCCCTTAGTAGCCGAAAAAGGCGAAGGGTTCGTGGTTGAAGATGTAGACGGAAATCGATTTTTGGACTTTACCGCCGGGATCGCTACCTGCTCAACCGGCCATTGCCATCCAAAAGTGGTAGAAGCGATAACCAGACAGGCCCAAAAGCTCATTCACATGTCTGGAACCGATTTTTACTATCAACCCCAGATCGAATTGGCTAAAAAATTAGCTCAACTCTTTCCAGGGCGAGGACCGGCTAAGGTTTATTTTGGAAATTCCGGCACCGAAGGTATCGAAGCTGCCATGAAATTGGCCAGATACCATACACGACGCCAATATTTTATCTCCTTTTTGGGAGGATTTCATGGGCGAACCTATGGATCCTTATCCTTAACCGGTAGCAAAGTAGTCCAAAGAGAAAGATTCGGTCCTTTAATTCCAGGAGTTGTTCAAGCTCCCTATGGTTATTGTTACCGTTGTCCCTATAACTCAAATCCGGAAAGCTGCAGGATAGATTCTGCCGAATGGATTGAAGAGGTTTTATTTCGAACCATCCTTCCCGCAGAGGAAGTAGCCGGTATTGTCGTCGAAACCATCCAGGGAGAAGGCGGTTATGTGGTCCCTCCGCTCAACTTTCATCAGAACCTTTCCAGGCTGGCCCAAAAGTATGGAATTCTCTATATTGTAGACGAAGTCCAGTCTGGTATGGGTCGTACCGGTAAAATGTTCGCCATTGAGCATTACGGAGTCCAGCCCGATATTGTGGTAACGGCCAAAGGAATCGCTTCCGGTCTCCCTCTGGGAGTCATGATCGCCTCGGCGTCCATTATGGATTGGGGACCCGGTTCCCACGCCAGTACTTTTGGTGGGAATCCCGTTGCCTGCGAGGCAGCATTGGCTACCATCGAGCTATTAGAAAACGGACTTATGCAAAATGCCGCCGATGTGGGAGCCTACCTGCTGGATAATTTGAAAAAACTACAAATCCAACATCCTTTAATTGGAGATGTCCGGGGTATGGGACTCATGATCGGTATAGAGTTGGTTCAAAACTTAGAAACCAAAACTCCGGCAATCCAACAAAGGGACAAGCTCATCCATAAGTGTTTTGAAAAAGGCCTGCTGATTCTGGGATGTGGTCTAAGTGTAATCCGCCTTGCTCCCCCTCTTATTATCTCTCGCCATGAGGCCGATGTGGCCTTAGCTATCCTCGAAGAGAGTTTAATAGAAGTGGAGAAAGCTATGGAGGGCACGGGATCCTAG
- a CDS encoding protein kinase, with product MTIEAFITAKSKGRYQDITEMHYEEGGFGRLYKAKDSHRNGAEVCIKVIKPNLPRDLQLKLWQDEVRALSKYARRSNIANLVDKPYEFTDQDPYLFFVMEYVHGDRLGSSKYKIELNLEQDLAVLALFQLCSAVYSIHQRGEYHQDIFPDNIKMDGDNLILLDMGGMREAARRSGTVIFGGEIYSAPEVSPTRLRIKKFRTLRKSKMGSFETADIFSIGAIFYEMITGKTFFDNPDESNQLKEFIYDYYAELPEITPPAGVDIKTHKAELIKQLIKMKQEYGSIIRKYVQRMENYKNFLDKQGFSQTLAELLTNTLSIFPPERPKAEEILTALFSYLMKQAKKHFSKGDWEAALRDFKHLERHFDEIALESEDEDPLFRERMIRHLQTHLDLYLKVCLGSGATLFHSGSFTLARDKFLKAETILMQQSQVLSVKARETYILKIRNNLAACTFMSGQIKKATEEFERLLKAVEGTSPIVRNNLAVCARYQ from the coding sequence ATGACTATCGAGGCTTTTATTACTGCAAAATCCAAAGGCCGCTATCAGGACATTACCGAAATGCACTATGAAGAGGGCGGCTTTGGCAGGCTTTATAAAGCTAAAGATTCTCATCGAAATGGAGCGGAAGTTTGTATTAAAGTCATTAAACCCAATTTGCCCCGGGATCTTCAATTAAAACTCTGGCAGGATGAAGTTCGTGCGCTCAGCAAGTATGCCAGACGCTCGAATATAGCCAACCTGGTCGACAAACCTTACGAATTTACAGACCAGGATCCTTACCTGTTTTTTGTTATGGAATATGTGCACGGAGACCGGTTGGGTTCCAGTAAGTATAAGATCGAGCTAAATTTGGAACAAGACCTTGCCGTGCTTGCACTCTTCCAGCTCTGTTCCGCAGTTTATAGTATTCACCAGCGGGGGGAGTACCATCAAGATATTTTTCCAGATAACATTAAAATGGACGGAGATAATCTGATTCTGTTGGATATGGGAGGTATGCGGGAAGCTGCAAGGCGGTCCGGCACGGTTATCTTTGGAGGGGAAATCTATTCGGCTCCAGAAGTATCCCCTACCCGACTTAGAATCAAAAAATTCCGAACTCTGCGAAAAAGTAAAATGGGGAGTTTCGAAACAGCCGATATTTTTTCTATTGGAGCTATTTTTTATGAAATGATCACGGGGAAAACTTTTTTTGACAACCCCGATGAGTCCAATCAATTGAAAGAATTTATTTATGATTACTACGCTGAGTTGCCCGAGATTACTCCGCCGGCCGGTGTAGATATCAAGACCCATAAGGCCGAACTCATCAAGCAGCTCATCAAAATGAAACAGGAATACGGAAGTATTATCCGGAAATATGTTCAAAGAATGGAGAACTACAAAAATTTCCTGGATAAGCAAGGGTTTTCTCAGACACTGGCCGAGCTTCTTACCAATACCTTATCCATATTCCCACCGGAACGTCCAAAAGCAGAGGAAATTCTTACGGCCCTTTTCTCCTATTTGATGAAACAGGCAAAAAAACATTTCTCAAAAGGGGATTGGGAGGCGGCTCTCCGGGACTTCAAACATCTCGAACGGCATTTTGATGAAATCGCTTTGGAAAGCGAGGATGAAGATCCCCTTTTTAGGGAGCGGATGATCCGACACTTGCAGACTCACCTGGACTTGTATTTGAAGGTCTGTCTGGGGTCCGGTGCGACGCTCTTTCACTCGGGCTCTTTCACCCTGGCAAGGGATAAATTTCTCAAAGCCGAAACTATCCTGATGCAACAATCCCAGGTTCTTTCGGTTAAAGCACGAGAAACCTATATTTTGAAGATTCGTAACAACTTAGCCGCCTGTACCTTTATGTCCGGTCAGATTAAAAAGGCTACGGAAGAGTTTGAGCGTCTTTTAAAGGCGGTAGAAGGGACCAGTCCAATTGTACGAAATAATTTGGCAGTTTGTGCCAGGTATCAATGA